A region of the Mus caroli chromosome 7, CAROLI_EIJ_v1.1, whole genome shotgun sequence genome:
GCAGACAGTCTAACCCAACTGCTGGGATCCAGCAAATGAGAGATCCCGTCTTTACGTCTATACGGAAGTTGGATAGTGTCCCTGGGATGACACCCAGGGCTGTTCGCTGGCCAACCAtgcacttacacatgcacacatgcatatttacaagcatttacacatatgcatatgcacaagcacacacacatgcataaaaagaaaaagaatgagaggtagagagaaagaaagaatccttTAGCTGTCCTGTCATGGGATTCTCGTCCAgaatggtatttttttaaattttttgaggaCTGTAGagattgttgtttttaaaaaccaaatccCAGTTTTGATTTTtccaaatgaagactcaggagccagatgctgtggtgaaagccttcagagaggcagaaaaagcacCATGGTGACCTTGCTCCTCAACCGACATCCCGAAAGGAAAAAGCCAGTTCTTCTCCACGTTGTCCTAAAAACCCTTCCAACTGATTGaccctcctttctacttcctgtgcatctctatCTGTCCTCTTGACTCCCTCTTACACTCTGGTTTTCGCCTATGTTCACTCTCTGTCAACTGATTGCTTGCTCCGCCTCATGACCTaaggttgactttatttaatcctgtttacaataaacagaaagctcttagaTTAAAGGCGAGTGCTAGCCCAGAGCCACACCACACCTAGAAACAGATTTTCCCAGTACACAATCTCACAGAGTGATCAAGTATCCTGCAATACATACCCTACAAATATCCTGAGCTAGGACGGAGCCATAACACAACTATCTCGGGCTTCACAGTATGATTAGATATCATGCAacaagagatagctcagttgttgAGAGCACagtgctgttcttgcaaaggattgggtttcaattcccagcacccacatggtagctcacaaccatctgtaactccagctccaggaggtccAACAGGTGTGCACACGGTACACATACATGGATACGGACAAAACATGCACAtggactaaaaataaataattcttttaaaaaaatcttttggaggaaaaaaagagtttcaaaATCAGGAGCTAGGAAGATGGTTCACCAGTTAACAGATGCTACTCCTGCTAAGAACAGGTTTGGTTTCCTGCACCCACacggcagttcacaaccacccataactccagttccagaaaaaaaTGATACCTTTGGCCTCCATGAGGTATGTAGGTATGTACATGATGTTCATAAGACACGCAGGCAgaatgttcatacacataaaataaaaataaatgaataatttttaaaagagagtttcaagctggacagtggtggcacctttaatcccagcatttgaaaaaaagcaaaacaaacaaacaaaaaaatcaaaatcagccACGAGTTCCAACTACATGAACTTAAGACTCTTACTATCAGAAGACAAATTTCTctacatttatctatctatatgtttgtttgttttgttttgttttgtttattctcaCTCAGGGAGAGCAAGTGTCACAGCACACAGCATGCAGGTAGAgcggtcagaggaaaacttgtaggAATCAGTCCCCTCCTTCTGTCACGTGGGttaagcaagtgcctttatcctcAGAGCCCTGTCACTGGCCCAAGGCAGAGATTTCTCTAAATCATTGCATGTCATCTACttgaacataatttttaaaaccagaaaTCCATAACAGAAGCTAATGGCTTGGTGAAAAGAAGAAATGACTCAATCAAAAACACAGGACCTCAGGTTGGCATTGTCACGTGCTTGGGGTGTTTTTGCTATGCTCTGGGTGTCTTAAATACCTGGCATGGTTCTTGCACACGCAAGCCAGAAATATAGAGAACAAACCTAGCAAAGGAGAAAGTCCCATCCTTGTTTCCATCCTGGCGTCCAAATGTCACCAATGCTGCAGACACTGCTTCTTTGTACAGAGACAGCTGACACGGAAGTCGTGACCTTTGCTCCCTGTTCTAGCACAGCCACTCACCTGGCTGTGACCTTCCCATACCTCATCTCTTCCACTGTCAAAGCAGAATCTTCCCATTGTATTCCCAGAGCTAAGGGAGGCAGCAGGCAACAACAGGAGCTTGGGTGATATTTGTACAAAGCACGGGAGGAGGGGTATCTttgcattatatatttattttactatacaAAGGAGGTAGGGGGAGGGATACAAGTAGTTTAAATATAGAAAGatatcttaaaggaaaaaatagagagagaaagaaaagaagaagggagcTAGGGACAAAGAAGACATCTTTTAGCTGTCCTGTCTGATTCTAATCCAGTatgatactttttttaaaaaaaaaattattagatattttcttcatttacatttcaaatgctatcccgaaagtcccctataccctccctaccctgctcccctagccacccactcccacttcttggccctggtgttcccctgccctgaagcatataaagtttgcaagaccaaggggcctctcttcccaatgatggccgactaggccatcttctgctacatatgcagctagaggcacgagctctggggggtactggttagttcatattgttgttccacctatagggttgcagacccctttagctccttgggtactttctctagctccttcattgggggcccNNNNNNNNNNNNNNNNNNNNNNNNNNNNNNNNNNNNNNNNNNNNNNNNNNNNNNNNNNNNNNNNNNNNNNNNNNNNNNNNNNNNNNNNNNNNNNNNNNNNNNNNNNNNNNNNNNNNNNNNNNNNNNNNNNNNNNNNNNNNNNNNNNNNNNNNNNNNNNNNNNNNNNNNNNNNNNNNNNNNNNNNNNNNNNNNNNNNNNNNNNNNNNNNNNNNNNNNNNNNNNNNNNNNNNNNNNNNNNNNNNNNNNNNNNNNNNNNNNNNNNNNNNNNNNNNNNNNNNNNNNNNNNNNNNNNNNNNNNNNNNNNNNNNNNNNNNNNNNNNNNNNNNNNNNNNNNNNNNNNNNNNNNNNNNNNNNNNNNNNNNNNNNNNNNNNNNNNNNNNNNNNNNNNNNNNNNNNNNNNNNNNNNNNNNNNNNNNNNNNNNNNNNNNNNNNNNNNNNNNNNNNNNNNNNNNNNNNNNNNNNNNNNNNNNNNNNNNNNNNNNNNNNNNNNNNNNNNNNNNNNNNNagtagtactccattgtgtaaatgtatcacattttctgtatccattcttctgttgagggacatgtgggttctttccagcttctgattattCTTAACAATACCTAAGGTATTTAGGTAAGGGAGCTGTTGGGCGTTGTGGCAACCCCAATCCTTGGTTAGTTAAATTGCAATGGGCCTGTGGCTACATTATGGCAAGAAGATATAACAAAGAAAGCCAATTTACCTTATAGGAGCCAAGAGCAAGAAGAGAGGAATCAGGGCAAGCCTAAAAAACTTAACTTCTAGCCAGGCATGGCaatgcacgcctttaaccccagcacttgggaggcaaaggcaggcagatctctgagtttgaagccagcctgacctAAAAAAGTAAAACTCTCTCTCTAGAAAATTATCATTGTCATCAACATCATCATAGATCCTTAACTTTCTCCCACAAGGCCCTATTCCATGAATACCCTCCCGTGTCCTAATAGCATCTCCAGCTAGTACGAAGCCTTTAATATATGGCCTATGGGAGACATTCAAGATCTAAGTTATAGCATTTAGAAAGACGAAGGAAACTACAAATTAAGAGAGAATAACAAGTGTTGCCCGAATGAGAAGACTCAGACCCTCCACGCATTGATGGTAGGAAATGGTACAGAGCGCAGACTGAGTTTGTCAGCTCCTCACAAAGTCAGCAGAGGTCTTCCCATAGGACAGGGAGAGCCAGGGCCAGGTCGCACCCTTTCATTCTATACTGACAATCTACCTTAGCTTCAGAATAACACACCACTGTCAAATTCTTTACAAATCTTTTAACCATGGTTTTTTTCCCTGTCCTAGGCATTGAACCTAGGGTTCCCATGCACACTAGGCAGGCTTTCTTCGGGGGCTCTATCCCCAGCCCTTCAATCCAATACTTCATATGATTGGCAGCCCACACACACTTTAACCCACCCAAGAGTCATCAGGCCCACCTCTGATCTTCTTCTACTAGCCATGCAATTTCAGACAAGTCATGTCCTGTCAAAGACtcagtttattttattaataagtgGGGGAAGGACTAACTAATTAAAGACTTGACCAGGCACATCACCAAAGCAGATATACAAATGGCCCCAAGGCATTGTGTCAGCAATTAAAATCAAGCAAGGCACTTTTCCTTACCTTACAGAATCAgtagaatgaaaaagaaaatggcaatCCAATCCAGGATGTTAGGAGTGAGCGTAAGGGTCCAAAACTTGCTGAAGGAAGACCGCAGATAGTATGCAAAGacagagtgtttattctgcagaaacaaccaacATGCGGGGGTCAACCATTCTTTGAAATGGCAACCACAGACTAAGGGATACAGGATCTCTTCTAGGGAACTGGGAGAACTCTCTAAAAAgataggtaatctaaaatttcattggtgacTGCTAGGGGGTCTGCATTCCTAAGTCTGACTGGTTAACTAAAGGATGAGATAAGACTGCCCAGCACTGACAGCCCATCCTGAGATGAGATATTTCCCCATTCTTGTGattatccccaggctgttctttgggaggagGTTTTATGACTTTGTTTCTGAATTTTATGATCTGTGCCTGGAGCTGGCACCTTATAGCCTTCTTTTggaaatcaggcctggtccttcAATGGATACAAATGGGTTTATGTCATCCTTTCAGAACAGGCATGGGTCTGTAGCTCAGCAGTGGagcatttgtctagcatgcatgggACTCTAGGTCAATATCCAGGactaacaaaaacaaagcaattgGTGTCTGCTGAACACAGAAGTGCTCAGTCACTGCAGGGAGAAATGAAATTTGTTTCACCCACCTTTCAGGAAGGCTGGTGATTTCTGCTAAATCtagactgtgtgtgtatatagataccCAGGGACTCTATTCTTAGAGGTATTACCACTGGGAACATGATGTTACGTGTATCAAAGGGCAGGTCCAGGACTGTGTCAATCATGACAGCCTCAAATTGGAAAGTTTGCAGTTTCCTAGTTATGATAGAATGGATACGTTGATGCATTCAATCTATGAAAATCACCAACAGTTACAAATGCAAAACATCTATAGCTACTCAAAGCAACATAGAGGACACTTAAAAATGTTGAGcaaagccgggagtggtggcgcacgcctttagtcccagcactcgggaggcagaggcaggcggatttctgagttcagggccagcctggtctacaaagtgagttccaggacaNNNNNNNNNNNNNNNNNNNNNNNNNNNNNNNNNNNNNNNNNNNNNNNNNNNNNNNNNNNNNNNNNNNNNNNNNNNNNNNNNNNNNNNNNNNNNNNNNNNNNNNNNNNNNNNNNNNNNNNNNNNNNNNNNNNNNNNNNNNNNNNNNNNNNNNNNNNNNNNNNNNNNNNNNNNNNNNNNNNNNNNNNNNNNNNNNNNNNNNNNNNNNNNNNNNNNNNNNNNNNNNNNNNNNNNNNNNNNNNNNNNNNNNNNNNNNNNNNNNNNNNNNNNNNNNNNNNNNNNNNNNNNNNNNNNNNNNNNNNNNNNNNNNNNNNNNNNNNNNNNNNNNNNNNNNNNNNNNNNNNNNNNNNNNNNNNNNNNNNNNNNNNNNNNNNNNNNNNNNNNNNNNNNNNNNNNNNNNNNNNNNNNNNNNNNNNNNNNNNNNNNNNNNNNNNNNNNNNNNNNNNNNNNNNNNNNNNNNNNNNNNNNNNNNNNNNNNNNNNNNNNNNNNNNNNNNNNNNNNNNNNNNNNNNNNNNNNNNNNNNNNNNNNNNNNNNNNNNNNNNNNNNNNNNNNNNNNNNNNNNNNNNNNNNNNNNNNNNNNNNNNNNNNNNNNNNNNNNNNNNNNNNNNNNNNNNNNNNNNNNNNNNNNNNNNNNNNTTTCTGAGcttccagaggaactgggttaggttcccagcatgtggcagctcacagctgtctaaaACCCCAGTTCTGAAGgttctgatgctcttttctggcctctatgggcaccgcTCACATGTGGTTCATAGACATCcattcagacaaaacattcatacacataaaataaaaataaacctttttttttaaaaaaaaaaaaaactccagtgTTTACACATCTTCTATATCCATTGATCCAGGATGGTCATTATACAacaaagtaaataagcaaatattttgtAAACAAATGCCAGGAATTAGGCACCTCAGTGCTAGGAACGGAGCCCTCAGCCTCACATATACTAGGCAATCtctctaaccactgagacacATCTCTTCCCCTAGGTCCAAAAATTCTTAAGTCTGTTTCAGCTAGAATGACATTGTTCTACCAAGTCCTAAACTAAGTGCTTCCCATATGAATTTCCAAGGTTACCTTCTCTGAGAAACATTTtcctgaggaaacagaggcacagacacCAATTTGTCAAAGTTATGTTTCCGTGGAAGACCAGGTTGCCTTAAATCCTGGGGTCAGAGGCCATGGTTTAAATTATGCTTTCCCACCTGAGCCTGGGGGAACTTGTGTCTTCTTGGCTGCCTACCTTTGGCACCTGCAAGCCTTCCTTAGTTCTGAGGAGCTGTTTCTCACTGAATCTGTGTGACAGACTGTGTACTGTCAACGCCCTCTCTTCAGTATATCCAGCCCTTACTGAAATTCTGATGTTACTCTCCCAACAGCAGGAAACCCTAGGCGGTTGAGAGatggtttttattgtttcttttgggGACAGTTCTAAGTCTGAAGCCTAAGATGGCCTGAAACAGCCCAGCCTAAACTTGAACTCATGCTGacctcctacttcagcctcccaagcgctagaattacaggtgtacGCTACCAAGCCTGGTTGATGAAATGTCTATAAAAGCTCAGGCACACAGATTGAAATTCTCCGTGAGTCCTAGGCCTGCCTGGTTTACACAGAGAGCAAATCTCCCATAGTGAGACTTTCATCTCCTTCCTACAAAATGGGGGaagaaaaagggggtggggggactgggaTTCTCTTCACAGGAGAAGTGTTCCTCATTCGCTCTCTTTAAAAAGGCTACCagatggatggacctggagggcatcatcttgagtgaagtaacacaatcacaaaagaactcacacaatatgtattcactgataagtggatattagcccaNNNNNNNNNNNNNNNNNNNNNNNNNNNNNNNNNNNNNNNNNNNNNNNNNNNNNNNNNNNNNNNNNNNNNNNNNNNNNNNNNNNNNNNNNNNNNNNNNNNNNNNNNNNNNNNNNNNNNNNNNNNNNNNNNNNNNNNNNNNNNNNNNNNNNNNNNNNNNNNNNNNNNNNNNNNNNNNNNNNNNNNNNNNNNNNNNNNNNNNNNNNNNNNNNNNNNNNNNNNNNNNNNNNNNNNNNNNNNNNNNNNNNNNNNNNNNNNNNNNNNNNNNNNNNNNNNNNNNNNNNNNNNNNNNNNNNNNNNNNNNNNNNNNNNNNNNNNNNNNNNNNNNNNNNNNNNNNNNNNNNNNNNNNNNNNNNNNNNNNNNNNNNNNNNNNNNNNNNNNNNNNNNNNNNNNNNNNNNNNNNNNNNNNNNNNNNNNNNNNNNNNNNNNNNNNNNNNNNNNNNNNNNNNNNNNNNNNNNNNNNNNNNNNNNNNNNNNNNNNNNNNNNNNNNNNNNNNNNNNNNNNNNNNNNNNNNNNNNNNNNNNNNNNNNNNNNNNNNNNNNNNNNNNNNNNNNNNNNNNNNNNNNNNNNNNNNNNNNNNNNNNNNNNNNNNNNNNNNNNNNNNNNNNNNNNNNNNAAAAAAAAAAGGCTACCAGGTTATACGGCTTCTAGAAAGAACCAAAAACTCTCACTTTTCCCCATAGACATCTATGGCCAATGAATGGTTAAGCTTTTAGGAGGTGTCTATCAGGCTCTTGAGGTGGGAGCAGAGGATTAGGAACTTGTTAAGTAAGGCTGGGATACAAATGCTCAGATACTGATTTAGAAAGTAGaccagaaattaaaatttttcaaagaTGCTTTACTTTTGCTAGAACAGCCATGAATGTATCTGTAAGATTACTTACAAAAATACATCTAGTGTGGCTCTGTAAAGTAGTATTGTTGTCGTTAGCTGTATTAGCTAGTAGGAGAAGTGgagcatgtatatatacacacacacacaaacacacacacaccaccaccaccaccaccaccaccacatattCTCTGATGATTATGAAATTTGTTAAAAAGTTTTGCTAGTGATGAGGAATAATTCGTCAAAAATGATTACAAAAAAGAATTTATTAGGCCAGCACATCAATAGAAATGAATCTAAGGAGTTCGTTGAAACGTGACTGGGCCTTGTAATAAGTCCAAAGTCCCCCATTTCCGGCATCGCTCTGGCATTGTGTGGGATAAGGAAGGGTCTCCGTAATGACAGCACAAGGCTGGGTCTCCACCTCCTCTGATGCCCGTGATTCTGGTACCTGAGAGGGTACAGTTTCCCACTTAGTACAGACCTTTGACCTCTTTGTTCAGATCTTTGCATGTTTGAAGTTCTCTGTTCACAGATATGGATATTGTTGTTGAGAACAAGTAGTCGCGGAAGGAGTGTTTATCGTCCTACACCGTGAGTAAAACTATGCTCCCTACTGTAATAACTTCATTTCTAATCTCATCTGGCACCAGCTGTCCTTTGAGAAGTTACAATACAGTGCTCAGAGAAATTATTCTtcagaatagaagaaaaagaagctaagTATCAGTTATACAATGATGTAATTCATACTCAGAAATCTTACAGCCCCAGAACATAAAAGCTTCATTTAAGGGAGAGGGTTATTTTCCTATCATCCCTCATAATAGGAAAGTGAATTGTCTCAAGACTACAATGGTCAAAATGGCAATGTGTATGTTTAACTTAAAGCTGCTGATAATTAGGTttaactttgtttgttttgtgtttttcaagacagggtttctttgtataaccctGGATGTCCTAAAACcagctctgaagaccaggctggcctcaaattcacaagatccacctgcctctgcctcccgaatgctggcattaaaaggcatgcacctccatcGCCTGGCATGTTTAATTTTTAGTGGTACAGGTCGCCAAGGACtaataataagaaatatattattcatttaGGCATTGGCTGCCATCAAACCACTAAAAAAGTTAGGATGAAACACAAACTAGGGTAGATGGGGTCACCAGGGTCTCTGAGGTGTGTGACTCCAAGACTAAATGACACAGGAACTGGTGAGTTCTTCCAGCCAaacaggggctgggggaggggaaactttATAGagtacttttgctttgttttaacagAGAAAGCAGCAGTTAGAACATATGTACCCTTGAGCCCATTCCTGACAAGGTTCTGGCCTCCACAATAACGTTATCCTTACACTTGGCAAGTATTTCTTTCCCGGCCCCTTACAACTTTTGCTTCTTCCCATCATGAAAGGGGGCAAAAATTGATATAGAACAAGAAATTGTGTTCAAGTCAGAATCTCAGGTTATCTAAATATGTTATGCTTGTGCTTTCGGAAATATACGGCAATGCCTGCTGCTGGGACTTGCTTTGCTCCAGCTCGGTCAGTTTGAAGTCCGTGAAGGTGGAGCAGAACGGACAGATGGGCGCCAAGTACTATACATCACAAAGACTCACACACAGACTTCAGGAGAGCCTTTGGGTCATCGCTCCCTTTTCTGTCCTTTTTGTGCATTTTAGGACACTGCTGTGGTCTGTCCAAGCTGTTATCAAAACCTGGAGGTAACACACAATAAGGTCGCGCATCTTGAAACCAGCCCACTCAACAACTGCATCTGCTTTGGCTTCCTTGTGCTCCAGCTTTGTTCAGGATTTGGGAGTACCGTGCTGAGCCACTTCCAATGCCAGGAAGGAAAGTTTCTTCCTCTTCATATGTCCTGCCACCTTTAAAGATTCAGTCCTTGGTGCTAGCAACTGGTGCCCCGGGCATCTTAGCTCCCTCTGGTCTCCATCCTGGGAACCCTTATTAGCCAGACACGGTAAAAACAGAGCCCTCGAAGTAAATGAAAGGGAAGAATGAggtccagaagctggaaactttTAAAACAGCCTGGTCTGGACGGACACCGCCTCCACCCCTCAGTGGCTTGTGTGGTTGTAGTCTGCAGGTGGCTTCTCCTCGCCCTCTGGTGGCGCCACCAGCAGCTGGAGGGAAGCGGCACACCAGGAGGGGGCGGTCAGTGCCCCTCTGTGAAGCAGGGACCCGCGTCATCATACTGATCACTCGTGAATTCTGACTGAGCAGCAGTACCGGATTCATAGGTGTGGAGCATAGAAAGGGGTCAAGTAGGAGAGCCCAAGGAATGGAGTGAAGGGACTCCCGGTGGCGGCGGTCGTCAGCGGGAAGGAGGCGGCAGGGAAGAGGACGTTGGTGGCAGGATAGGTGGGGAAAGTCTGATAGGGCAGAGCGCCAGGAACCGGAGGGCCAGGACTACTCCCAGTGGCACTGCCACCGCCCCCCGCTACCGCGCCGGGTGTCCCAGGCTGAGGCGCACCGCCTCCCGCCTGCACGGCGCCGTCGGCCCCTGGGTTCTGCTTCTTCCACTTGGTCCTGCGGTTCTGGAACCAAATTTTGACCTGCGTCTCCGTGAGGCTGAGCGACAGCGCCAGGTTCAGGCGCTCGCACACCGACAGGTAGCGCGTGGCTCGAAACTTGTTCTCTAGGGCCACCAGCTGCTCGTAGGTGAAGGCAGTGCGCGCGCGCCGTGGCTTGGCGCAGCTGGACTCCGCTCGCCGGCGTCGGGGCCGCGGGGAACCGGGAGAGCCCGGGGACGCCGGGAGGCCATCCGCGCCGCTCTCTTCCGTTCCCACCGCCACTGCCCCGGCCTCTGGTGAGCCCGCATGGACCCCCTGCCAGCGCTCTGGCTGGTGCGCGCGCCCCGcatcctcagcttcctcctcctcttctgcgtCGGAGCCCTCCACCAGAGACCCGGGGTCAATGCCTCGGCCCACCGCATCTAAAAGAGAAGGGGATGGTGACCAGAAGCCCATAACAATTCTACCCAATGGCACTCCCAAACCTTCTTGTCCTCCCCCGGAGCACTCAGATTTGCCCTTGATACaactcccagttcctcccctctCCCGACTTTGCCCTCTTCGGTTCTGAATCCACACACCCTAGAGAGCAGATTCGGGAGTACAGTGTCCTTTACAAATCTGCCATTAAGTAGGCACACAAGAAGTACAAGTTGGATGACACCCTGTTTCAAGAAAGCATAGTGACTTTATCAAACCGGGAAGAGCAAAGTCAGCTGTGCATTACGATTGGGAATGTCAAGTGCGTTTACTAGtgcatctctctagtccctaggAGCCTATGTTGCTGTGTAACTCCTAgcaattaaaaaagaagttattaacccccccatccccccaaaaaagagaaattccccctttcccatcttctctctccaGTAGTGTTAATAGAGTTTCAGATTTGTCCGGGGCCTGATCGATAGATGTCATCTATTAAAGGTAAGTTTTAATCGAACAATATTAGGATCAGACAGGGAAAGGGGGTTTGAAGTCAGTACCTGCAAGCTGCGGGCAGGAGATATGCAGGCGCCAGTAATAGAATATCGATCAAGGAGTTAGGGGGAGGGGAGCGCGGCCCCACAGAGAGACCATCCAAACAATTAATCCAGGCCCGCGGCCGGGACCCAAGCCAGGCCACCAGAGGCTTCGGGAGCCCCAGACAATCACCTCCAAActtaggaaggaggaggaggggactgtGCTATATGCAGCCCTCCCTGGGACCTGAATCCCTAGACCTTCAGCGTCTCTCCAAATAGTCAATCCCATGCCCATGTCCCACTAAGCATAAATCCTGCTATCTTAAGTTCTTCCAGCCACAAACTTTCCGGAACCCTTTCTTTTGTGTCCACTAACTTCAGGGATAAGGGGGAAAGGTCTAGAAGAGAGCACCAAAAGctatggcggggggggggggggaggggggcgagAGGCAGTCCCTTGTTGGGTCCGAGAAAGAGCATGGGCTCTAAAGGTTTCCGAGTGGGTGAAAAAAAACACCTAATCCGGGGAAAGCCCGAGCCCCTCGATTGCCCCATACATAAAATGGGAGTGGTGTTGGAAGGTATTTTCATAACCTTTATCCCAAGCTCCTCGCC
Encoded here:
- the Nkx1-2 gene encoding NK1 transcription factor-related protein 2; this translates as MLAWQDVGAKAAPSHHKISFSVLDILDPQKFTRAALPPVRLAALEAKKSLEEVEAGQDACSGNPIGSQETPDAVGRGIDPGSLVEGSDAEEEEEAEDAGRAHQPERWQGVHAGSPEAGAVAVGTEESGADGLPASPGSPGSPRPRRRRAESSCAKPRRARTAFTYEQLVALENKFRATRYLSVCERLNLALSLSLTETQVKIWFQNRRTKWKKQNPGADGAVQAGGGAPQPGTPGAVAGGGGSATGSSPGPPVPGALPYQTFPTYPATNVLFPAASFPLTTAATGSPFTPFLGLSYLTPFYAPHL